In Acidobacteriota bacterium, one genomic interval encodes:
- a CDS encoding cytochrome c3 family protein: protein MNFARSKGTGSFDHASKKHRTLNCNACHKVSVAAPNVKSFPGHAACIACHNLAAETVMSFANYCGICHAGKPVSRAIPKMFDFVTRTRQLTSDFGIDFSHVEHRKSLPTDVSFVKSPDSKFTISLNAAPRCTDCHSRAEPRPANAPEMNIEKGHSTCFQCHGERPAAPRADFPYMNDCGACHDLAGAKSPMHYNKLRAFHHQDHESYNDTRPVRKSEYRAKLADYLCAECHASVDRAKNLSDIRFPEERTCNACHNGKLGLPDALDANVVNQLRNAAR, encoded by the coding sequence ATGAATTTCGCGAGAAGCAAAGGCACGGGCAGTTTCGACCATGCCTCGAAAAAACACCGCACCTTGAATTGCAACGCCTGTCACAAAGTGAGCGTCGCCGCGCCGAATGTGAAAAGTTTTCCCGGACACGCGGCTTGCATCGCCTGTCACAACCTCGCCGCAGAAACCGTGATGAGCTTTGCTAACTATTGTGGCATCTGTCATGCGGGGAAACCGGTATCGCGGGCAATTCCCAAGATGTTCGATTTCGTCACCCGCACCAGACAACTGACGAGTGATTTCGGCATAGACTTTTCGCACGTCGAACATCGTAAAAGCTTGCCGACAGATGTGAGTTTCGTTAAATCGCCCGATTCAAAATTTACGATCAGCTTGAACGCCGCGCCGCGCTGTACCGATTGTCACAGCCGCGCGGAACCGCGACCCGCGAACGCGCCGGAGATGAATATTGAAAAAGGGCATTCGACCTGTTTTCAATGTCACGGTGAGCGTCCCGCCGCGCCGCGCGCGGATTTCCCGTATATGAATGATTGCGGCGCGTGTCACGATCTGGCGGGCGCGAAATCACCGATGCATTACAACAAGCTGCGCGCTTTTCATCACCAGGATCACGAAAGTTATAACGACACCCGACCGGTGAGAAAATCCGAGTATCGCGCAAAGCTTGCGGATTATCTCTGCGCCGAGTGTCACGCATCGGTTGACCGCGCCAAAAATTTAAGCGATATACGCTTTCCCGAAGAGCGCACCTGCAACGCCTGTCATAACGGCAAACTGGGATTACCGGACGCGCTCGACGCCAATGTGGTGAATCAATTGAGAAATGCGGCGCGGTAA
- a CDS encoding cytochrome c3 family protein: MKLTIVMLYAVALAICATVQTGVSAMAVQQSVIIKLDTQGGRGVVYFDHRKHEALINPDANFVYKNKAKKNAACAGCHHTESRRGIVQLWKCVSCHKGEGNDKNPKNVDSDEVYAERAFHDMCIGCHKANIEAGISIKGRTTCGGCHKAE; this comes from the coding sequence TTGAAACTGACAATTGTGATGCTTTACGCTGTGGCGTTGGCAATCTGTGCGACGGTGCAAACGGGGGTGTCGGCAATGGCAGTTCAACAAAGCGTCATCATCAAACTCGACACGCAAGGCGGGCGCGGCGTGGTCTATTTCGACCATCGCAAGCACGAAGCCTTAATCAACCCCGACGCCAATTTCGTTTATAAAAACAAAGCGAAGAAGAATGCCGCGTGCGCCGGTTGTCATCATACGGAAAGCCGTCGCGGTATCGTGCAACTATGGAAATGCGTGTCGTGTCACAAAGGCGAAGGCAATGACAAGAATCCGAAAAACGTAGACTCCGATGAAGTGTATGCCGAACGCGCTTTTCACGATATGTGCATCGGCTGTCACAAAGCCAATATCGAAGCCGGTATTTCCATAAAAGGTCGAACAACTTGTGGCGGTTGTCATAAGGCGGAGTAG
- a CDS encoding cytochrome c3 family protein, producing MTNDKSKNLKLGLTILFCLMMVAACRSTQKNLNQPAEPQTPVQTPPQATGYVQEAKFIAPGSQSTYDHFRDGHKQLTDCNECHKRDTANPRATVANQPAKTYWQPYHDACNRCHKTDREKYNLTEAGATKDNPFCAACHLDPVVTVTADQTFKARLIDYPTRNQEFGTRGGLKGFSHKTHMDAQKMSGEGAEVSCGNCHNVKSNPTRATFPRHAECYQCHTHQAGEKLGGCGVCHVQKSEAIIYSPGMGSAASFNFRHSPSHLKSGCERCHRLGEPQEEARLDVQQINTARGQRHRSACWTCHAPKREAVCSKCHRSAIPF from the coding sequence ATGACGAACGACAAATCGAAAAATTTAAAACTTGGCTTAACGATTCTGTTTTGTCTGATGATGGTTGCCGCCTGTCGCTCGACGCAGAAAAATTTGAATCAACCGGCGGAGCCGCAAACGCCTGTGCAAACGCCGCCGCAAGCGACCGGCTATGTGCAGGAAGCCAAGTTCATCGCGCCCGGTTCCCAATCGACTTATGACCATTTTCGCGACGGGCATAAACAACTCACCGATTGCAATGAATGTCATAAACGCGACACCGCAAATCCGCGCGCAACGGTTGCCAATCAACCCGCTAAAACCTACTGGCAACCCTATCACGACGCCTGCAACCGCTGTCACAAAACCGACCGCGAGAAATATAACCTCACGGAAGCGGGCGCAACCAAAGACAATCCGTTTTGCGCCGCCTGTCACCTTGACCCCGTTGTGACCGTCACTGCCGACCAGACTTTCAAAGCGCGGTTGATTGATTACCCAACGCGCAACCAGGAGTTCGGCACACGCGGCGGACTCAAAGGCTTTTCGCATAAAACTCACATGGACGCGCAGAAGATGAGCGGCGAAGGCGCAGAGGTGAGTTGCGGTAATTGTCATAACGTGAAGAGCAATCCGACGCGCGCGACTTTTCCGCGACACGCCGAATGTTACCAGTGTCACACCCATCAGGCGGGCGAAAAACTCGGCGGTTGCGGCGTCTGTCACGTGCAAAAGAGCGAAGCCATCATTTACAGTCCGGGAATGGGGAGCGCCGCGAGTTTCAATTTCCGACACAGCCCGTCGCATCTGAAATCGGGTTGTGAACGCTGTCACCGGTTAGGCGAACCGCAGGAAGAAGCGCGTCTTGATGTTCAACAAATCAACACGGCGCGCGGGCAGCGTCACCGTTCGGCGTGCTGGACGTGTCACGCGCCCAAACGCGAAGCGGTCTGCTCGAAATGTCATCGCAGCGCCATTCCGTTTTAA